From the Elaeis guineensis isolate ETL-2024a chromosome 16, EG11, whole genome shotgun sequence genome, the window TCATCATTCTCttagcaaaaaataaagaaaaatgaaagctcATCATTCGCATCATAAAACAATAATCGTTACGGTCTTCTATCAAACATAATCATTACAGTCACTACATATAATAAGGTTCAAGTATGATTTAATACATGTAGAGTAATGCAAATGATCTGAACCTAGGGTATTATTTGGAGGACTCTTCCGAAACCTTTTCCCAAAGAACAATGAAAAGGAAAGAAACTCATTCCAAGAGGAGTTATAATTTAGGAGAGGGAATATGACTTGAGCTTAAGGCCCATCACTATGAAAATGCAATCTTGTAGACTCCGTGAGATTTTGTGCATAAGTATCCCCCCTTTGGTGATGGGGCATGAGCCTTTGCCTTGATTACAAATTTGGAAAGGCAATTCAGATTTTCTTTTGCATTTGTAGATGTAACACATATACTTACATTATTGCATCATTATGTTATTAACAGTAGAATGTGATGTATTTTTCAGAGGAATCAACAAGTGTTCTAAAGAAAGCTGAAGGTGAGTACAAAGGACACCGCTCTTTGCTGATGCACACTCGTCGCTTGCTTTCCACAATGCAACGTCAAGATGTTACCGACAGGTAAACATCTATCCTTATGGTTGCATAGCTACCAGGGAATGCTATCAAACTATTGTCTTAAAAGAAAAAAACCATTTTGTCTTGGATGAAGCTTTTAGCAAGGCTACTGGAGATAAGGGATGGTGATTTCTTTTAGTCCAAACTCCAATTAACATGCATTATTTCTATACTCCTCGCAGAGTGATACTGGTGACGGGATTTCTCATGTTCTTATCCGCGGTGCTGTATGTTATGTTGAAACGGGTTGGGCTGCTAAAGTTGCAGAGGAAGCTGCTTGCAGCTATCAAGACAGGTTCAAAAGGACATGAAGAGGTGGCTGTGGAAATCTAGAGAGTGGCAGTTGGAGATGGCTTGAATCACGCACCAGCTCATGGAAATGCAGTTCCACAAGTAGAAATACCAGTGCCACATGTCTATGATGAACTTTGAAACAATCAATCCTACAGCTTTAAGTTTTATTGTTCTATTTTACTTGTGTTTAGTATGGTAATCCCTTCCAGCCTATGCTAAAAATTGAAGATTCCTTTCTGTTCAAAATTTAATTGTGTTAATTGATCAAACACTGCACGCTTATCATATCTGAGAATGGAGATGGTTTTCACTGGATTGGTACGTCCTATTGACTGTCTACTCAATGTATGTTTTTTTTTACCCTTGGCTGtctttctctttttgatgatttCAGAGCTTGAGTGTTTGTGAATATACAAATCAAAGGCATTCTTTGACTTTCGAATGGGATGATCTGtgcagcatatatatatatatatatatatatataaagggggaagagagagagagagatatcagCGAGACTGCAATATTATTACATAACATGTACAACATGCGCCCTACAAAGATGAGAATTTTTCCATCAGATCATCCAATGATGAAATACGGATAGTTTTCCATCAGAATTATTCCATAACATGTACAGCTGTCGTAAATCCAAGCCAACATAAACTGCTTATCCGAAGTTAGTTTTTAGTTATTAGACAGGTGGAAGTCATCTAATTTTGCTGCCATGCGCCTGAAATTCAAATCAGAGGCTACTTATTTGCAGCGGCTATTTAGGATCCCTTTTTTCTGTATTTTAACTGTAGTTTTGCCAAACTTATATGGATCTCCTCCAATCTTATATGGATGCCAAACTATTACTGATTCACTAACTAATGTGAGTGGGAATCAGCTGAGAGCAAGAAGTAACAAGGGGTGGGGTGCACTTccatctttttcccttttttttctttttctttttgggatATATAGAAGAAATCAAATCACCATTTGCCAGCTAACGATAGTGAGGAAGATTTCATTTGTACTTTAGTAGATGGAATAGATGCTTCGCATGAGGGAATCAAACtgtttttctttttcaatttttggtGAATAGGCTACACATCTTAAATGGACCACTGATTTCATGGATTGTCCTCCCTCTCGATTTTTTTTTCCTGGTCAAAAACATCAAAACTCCATAAACTATGGACAATGAGATAGTAACAGATGGAAATAGAAGTGGGAGAATGGCTCTTCACTAAATTCGTGACACAAAGATGATGTCGAAGATGATGCAATTATTTTATGTTTACAAAAAAAGTCTCTCCTACAGCATAGATTTTTAAAGCAGCGGGACAATGAGATATCGATTAGTCTATCACCTTCCAACCAGCGACAACCAACAAACTCAATAGGTAGCCGCCAAGGAAAGACAAGCCTGATGGCTAGTGATTGTTGTGAACCACCGTGATGATCACATCACTCCTAAAACATCCTCAAGTATGTACTATCAATCAATTTTGAGTTCCAGGGAAAACATATACTGGCTAGGAATGTTTACCTTTCACCCTTACCCCCTTACCATTCATCATGCTAGAGAAGCTCAAGTTCCTCCATCTTTGTATCTTTAAATTTGGAATTCCAGCagaaaattgatttttttgatgACTCAATGAAATGACTTTCAGTTTCTAATAATTCCACTATGTCAACATATATTTCTACTGGCTACTATTGTAATGCAAGCCCCTTTGAGCCTTATGCTCACTAAACCGGCGAAGCCTTCAGAATCTTTAGTTTGTGAGCCCATTGTTATTTGACTAAACTCTATCGCCATGGATCTTTAATTCGTTAGAAATGTCTTGTTGGGAGTTCCATGCATCCATGATCTTCTTGTATGCTCAAAAAGTCCGATCTTAAAAGGATGATATTTTGTATTACATTTTTAGATCTTTactatagatttaaaaataataataataaacaagTTTAGGcaaaaaatacatatatatttttatggaCCTGCTTTAGAGATTTAAATTaggaaaatttttatttcaatctaaTGAATATTAATGGATGAAATTAGAAAACTAGCACTATAACAATATGACAGGAAATTGAAACTTTTCGTGGGTGAGTCAAAATCTCGTAGCCTTCTGCAGTGTTGAAAAGTTTTGATAGATGCAATCTCTATGTTGGTTGAGTGATCTATGCTGATGTGCCATGCTCCAAAAGCATGCTAGCCATAACATCAATCCAAACTAAGGCCTTTGATAGATTTTAGTTGCAGGTTAGGATAAAAAATGCCGATATTTCTTACCTCACTAAAGATGCTTGTTGCTTGGAATTTCCCAAAGTATTAATTTGTTAGTCAATCATAGGGCTCTAATCACAATGAAGGGGTTCCTTCGAGCGAACATTGCCAACATCAGGGTTGAGGCCTATTTGAAGCACTGATCATTTTTTGATCTCCCAAATCCTAAGTGGAAACTAGGTATCATTAAAAAGTATAATTTTCATTTTTGGtacactgtcaaacagtgaatgtttaaataataattcatctcatgaataagTTTAAAGACATTATACCCCAATTAATTTTCTACTTTAGGATAATTATGGCTGCTTTTGATGGGACCATTGTGTCGCCAAATATGCTCTTGAAAGGACACCTCTTCGATCTATGTGCTAATAGCTAAATTGCAAGTGTTCATAAAAGCAATTCATATTTCGAGCTAAAATGGTAACGTATTGAGATAATGCATAGAGTTACGAATAtcttaattataattgaaatgatGAGTGAATGGaatgataaaatattaatgaAACAAATTCATCTTCAAATCCCCCATGTGAAACAGAAAGTATATCGCTGCCCTTTTATTTATAGTCTTCTAGTAACATGAAAAGAAACAAATCTTCATTGCGGTACCTAActtgaataatatgaaagaaactaaTATTTCTAGACCCATGATTTGTATCAAATCTTCTAACAAGGAGGCATGTTTGGAGGTGGAGGCAGTAACCGAGCTTGTGGGCCAACACCATTCTTTACTATGAACACAGTGTCCATTCCCCAGCTGAGATGACGTTCCAAGTGGCAGTGCATGAACCATACACCTGAACAAATGTATTCAAAATGGATaaatagaaatatgaaaaaaatataattaaaattaatttcacaTCTTTATCTAGGAAAATGAACTAAGAAAAGAAACCAAATTAACCCACCAGGGTTTGTGGCCCTGAATCGGATGGCGGCCCACCCATTCTTAGGCACTGTAACAGTGTTCTCAAATGGGGGGTCTACCAAGTTATATGTCGCCGGGTCCTTATCCTTGTCATAATTTCCGAACCCCCTTCCCACCACATAGAAgctgtagccatgcaagtgaatGGGATGGTTCAACCCTGCCAAAAGGTTGGTCCCCTGGAGCACCATCTCCACGCTAGTATTGTACTCCAGGACCCTGACTTCCGTCGCGGTCCTTGGAAACAACAAGCTCTTGGGCAAGTTATCACCGGTGAAGTTGAAGTAGAATGGCGGCTCACTCGGAAACCCTGTCCCATATACCCCGTGGATATCCCGATAGTAGGCCTCAAGGACATCGATCCGCGGGACGACAAAGCTTATGTTGTTAAGACTAGCGGCCAGCCGATTGCCATCGGGCCCCTGGCATGAGCGATTTGGGCATAAAATCTCGTTGACGGCTATGGTGATGATGATCCGTTCGTCGATGGTTTGGGGGACATGGATCGGGTGGTCTTTGCTCGCAAGAGACCGGAGTTTGGCGGTAAATTTAGTTGCTGAGTCGGTGTCGTTGGAGGCAGGGAGGGAGGGGAATTGTGGCCGCTCGGTCGATGAATTGATGTACTCAATGATCGCTGTGGTTGTGGTGTTATCGGAGGCAACGCCGTTCGCGCTCGCATAGGCCGAAGCTGCCATGTAGTAGCGATTGTTGGTAGAGTTAGTGACTGATTTTTGGTTGGCCTCCAGGAGGAGGTCCATGGTCTGGCCTGGCGTGATCATAATGAACTCGGTAGTAAAGGGTTTGGTGTAGCTCGCATCGGTGCCGACCACCGTGAGCTGGTGTCCAGCGATGGCGAAGAAGAGCTCCTCGTTGAGGGCTGCATTGACCACTCGGAGGAGGTAGGTCTTGCCATACTCTACCAAGGCCTTGAATGtccctatatatatacatatataaagagagagagagagagagagagagagagaggtcaaCAAATTTAATGTGAGACAAAAGGGTAAGATCTGTAGAAATGAGAGGTGGTATATATAGATTTACCTGGTTTGGAACAGTTGTAGAAATCGCCTGGTTGGCCGTTGATGGTGAAAGCATCGGACAACTTGGGGCCACCGCCGGTGCGGAGAGCATCTTCTATGACTTCACTCACGTTGGCCGTCCACCATTCTCCTGTTAGTAATTAATTAAGTAGTATAATAATAAAATGATCGATCGATATTTTGTCACGTCCCCgtgaatcaaatagaaaaaagccTACTCATTGCTGCACCCATGCAGGCATGAACGTCACACCCTACTGTGGCATTGCTGCATGCGTTAGTGGGCTAGGAGTTGGCAAAAAAATTTGCATGATATATATAGAGCATATATACTACTCGAATAACTAGAGAGACATGAGGATGCATGTATATATACGCACCTAGAATGATGGGTATCTCCTTGTAGGGCTTGGGGAAGGGGTAGGTGGTACCGCGCCGAGGGTGCACTATAATGGCTCCATGTACCGTTGCCCGATTCCAATCGCTGTGGGCATGCCACCAGAGGGTCCCTTCCTCTTCAGAGAAGAGGATCGTGTACGTGAAGTTAGTTCCGGGTTGGATTGGACACTGTGTGATGTACTCTGGCCCGTCGGACCAGGGGTTCCTAGGCTGCTCCACGCCATGCCTGGAAATATAATGTAGTCAGaattatttaatatatgataTCGATCGATGACGGTCCATTATATACTATATATAAAAACTCGATAGTTCATTTAGTGCATGCAATTCCAAATATTATAAGTGCTCGAAGATTTTGATACGTACCAATGGATGGTGATGTTATATCCTGCAAGATTGTGAACTCTAACCAATATAGTGTCACCTTTTTCGGCTTCGATGGTAGGCCCTGGGAACTGACTATTTACCGTCAGAATTTTTTTTGTATGACAGAGACGCGTGTATGAAGCTTCTTTTATCTGCAGCAATATTTAAGCAATCATCATGCACCATGGGAAAGTTATACGCATGATTCAAAACTATCTATCATGCATCATGCAGCAATTAAGCCAGCCCATCATAGTGATCATAACGTCGACATCCGTAAGCTCTGATCATGCaaggaaaaatcaaaaaaaaaaaaaaaaaaggagaaacacTAAACATAACCTAGGCATATGAGCATGTGTTCAGATTGTATATATGTGaatcttttctcaaaaaatttctgTTTTCGTATATATGAAAAACCTCAAATGGCAAAATTAATGGAGTTAAACTTACGACAAAATCATAATGGCGAGTCATAGCCAAAACTGGGAACGCAAGTAGACCACATAACACCACAAACCCGAACAACTGCATGATGGAGAACCTTAGGATGCCCATAACTTGATAGGAGGGAATGGAAGAGTGTGAAGTTTGCTTTGTGTGCTGTCTGGCCTTTGAGATATCCCCCATCGAGTATTTATAGAGGCAACCGCTTGCATGCATCGCTGCAGATTTTACGTCAGGATAAACACCCCAGTCATTCGCATTATCTAATTACTCCATGTTTGGATATGTGTCACATGCTATCAAAggcattaatgatttttttttgtaaagtcAAATTATTTTAGTATCAATTGATATTTTCCAAAATAGAAATGTGCTTTGTGTTCGCTCGAGCTATCTCTTGTAGATATATGTTATGAGCGGACGATAGAATCATATTGGGCAGGTGATGATAGACTTGATGAGCGAACGATTGGCCTAGTCACGAGCAGGCTATAAAGACAGCGAGCAAGCGATAGACGTGGTGAATAAGCAAATGACTTAtggacaaaaaaagaaaaaaatttgtatGCTCGGAATGTACTAGAAAGCTCATCATTCTCttagcaaaaaataaagaaaaatgaaagctcATCATTCGTATCATAAAACAATAATCGTTACAGTCTTATATCAAAAATAATCATTACAGTCACTACATATAATAAGGTTCAAGTATGATTTAATACATGTAGAGTAATGCAAATGATCTGAACCTAGGGTATTATTTAGAGGACTCTTCCTAAACCTTTTCCCAAAGAACAATGCAAAGGAAAGAAACTCATTCCAAGAGGAGTTATAATTTAGGAGAGGGAATATGACTTGAGCTTAAGGCCCATCACTATGAAAATGCAATCTTGTAGACTCCGTGAGATTTTGTGCATAAGTATCCCCCCTTTGGTGATGGGGCATGAGCCTTTGCCTTGATTACAAATTTGGAAAGGCAATTCAGATTTTCTTTTGCATTTGTAGATGTAACACATATACTTACATTATTGCATCATTATGTTATTAACAGTAGAATGTGATGTATTTTTCAGAGGAATCAACAAGTGTTCTAAAGAAAGCTGAAGGTGAGTACAAAGGACACCGCTCTTTGCTGATGCACACTCGTCGCTTGCTTTCCACAATGCAACGTCAAGATGTTACCGACAGGTAAACATCTATCCTTATGGTTGCATAGCTACCAGAGAATGCTATCAAACTATTGTCTTAAaagatgtatatatatgtatgtgcatatatatgtatgtatattatataCATAAAGACAGACTTGGATAAAGTTGACTGGATTTGCGCTCAGATCTAATTAGTTCAagaatcttcaaatcatatgatttttttgtaCGCAAGtaattttgagatagtagatcatatTCAATGTCTGGATCATCGATCTAggatttttattataaagtttTGATCTGACCGGatctaagttcaaatttgattgatCTTGTTCTaatttgtttatatatatatatatatatatattatatatatatattgccatCGGTTTACTTATATTTTGTCCTACCTCTATTGATAAGGATAGCAAAATATAAtccaacctgtttaacctattaaTATTTGGGTGTGGTTCAGTTTTTAAGAGTctgacctatttaacctatttaatatttgAGTTAGGTTGGATCATATTAAATGGGCCTATTTAAATGGACCGATAAATGTGTTGATGGCAAaaataaatccaaaatttatGATTCCAAAATTTAAATTTGCGATGCCCCTTATCTCTCCCATTTTTCATTTCCCACAATCCCATCTACATACCCACCTCCCACCATAACGCATCTCAATGATGTTTAAGGTTTTTCTACTTTTCCTTACTCTCCTTTTGCTTGCGTTGCATTCACCCCTCTCCAGCACCGACAATCCAGCTCCTCTCCCTGACCATCCTCCCCTCCCCCTCGATCGTCATTAGTGGTGTCATCGTAATGAGGCCATGGCTTTTGATCCCAAGCCTCGGCCATCGTCTTGCTCCTCTAGCTTCCAAGTCACCAACTCTAGTAGCCATTGCCACACCATTGCATCCTCCTCATCCGATCCTCGTCCTCCTCTTTGCCGACTCTAAGGCCTTCTCCATATTTCTTGCTGTCCTCTGTAACTCTCTTTAAGAGATCCTCACACTCTATCCCTTCTCTCTCCTCTTGCTTGCACCATATTCACCCCTTTTTGGCATTGGCAGTCTGGGTCCTCTCCCGAGACGACGATCGAGACTTGGGATTGGAGGCCACGACCTCATTGCCATGTCACTGCCAATGAAAAGGGgcgccaaaagttggtgccccctTTTCATTCGATGATTTGCATGAGTATAcgagaaaatgagagagagtaGGGTGCCAGAAGGAGGAGTCGTTCTGCTTTAAGGTGTGGAAAAGTCAACGACTTGAAGCAGGACTCTAGGGTTtatttaaatccaattgagatctGATCCCAATTTAAAATGCCAAAATTTATTGTGAAATAATTCTTATGCCAACAAATATCCCACTCCCTCTCTCTGTGCTCTCGCCACCTCTCTTCCTACCTCACGTCTAAAGGAGTAGGCATTTCCATTGTTCACATGCCTAAGGTGTTGGGCAGATCCAGTGATCCAAGAAGATCGATGTAGATCCAAGCTGATCATGTTCAGATCTACGTCcaggaagaagaacaaaagaaagatCAGCTGATCCAGATCAGATCTGAAGGCTGATCACGTGCTTTTAGAAGATCCGACTTAAAGAAGAAGGATCTGAAGGAGGAGCATCCGAGATCGAGttctgagtggatatccatagaggccggacacatatgTGGCTTCAACAGAATCAGAGGCATTCTCAGATGCAGATCTGAAGAAAGGAATAGCGATTCAGATAGGTGATCTGATCGCTGTTATCATTTTAATCTTTGAAATCAGATGTTATATGCATGTTTATCTTCATGAGATATGAACTAGATTTGTAGGTgtatgcatgtgtagattaattGTTAATCTAGTCTTCCACTATTTTTGATttcgaaaatattttaaaatctgcatgcttaaaatatatttaatccaACATTGattcatttaacctatttaatatttagattggattagatcatattaaaTAGGCCCTTTACACCGACTGGGAGATGCATTGATGGCGGAAATGAATCCGAAATTCCCCCTTCCAACACAGTCAAGGAATTGGAGTAACCATGGCTTCAGATGTCCCTCGTATGCGGAAGGTGTTATTATGACTTGGTTACCCCCTCCCCTTCGTGTGCTATAGATAAATTTAAATGAGTCCGCCTAGCAGCTGGGGTAGGTTTTATCATTAGAGATGTTCATGATCGGTTGATCTATATAGCTGGGAGAATGCTACCCTTGTTAACAGTTCTTTATGATGAACCTATAGCAAACTGGAAAGGTCTAATAGTGGTGGTCCTCAAATGCAAAGCCTCTCATATTTGGCTTGAAGGGGATTCAGTCACTATGATAAATTGGATTAATGGTGGGATTAAAGGCCTTCTTTCATCCTTTACTAGAAGAATTCTTGCAAGTGAAGGTTGCCTGTATGTGGGTTGTGTTTATCCTTCTTAGATATGGGCTAATGCCTTCTGTGcaactaccaaaaaaaaaaaaaaaaaaaaagaaagatagcaAATCAAGCCATCCATTAGATACACTTTGCCCTTGCGAATACGTGTACTGTGATCTGTCATCATCTTGATGACTCAACCATGTCAAATATAATTGGCTAAAGTTATGGTACAGGCAAAAATGATGAAGATAGGATcccattatgattaataattattagtgagaaagagagaaaagacattaaattaaattaaatatataataggATGTGTTtgtgaaagaagaaaaatatattaaatatatagcaGTTCATGttattatccaaaaaaaaaaaaaagtgaaagaaaagatattaaattttttggatctatTGGGAATCAGGTTCAACCAATAAATTTTTCATTGAAATGTTCTTTTGGTTGTGGGTCTCAATCTCACACCCACCACCGTAAAATTATTGGTTGGTATATACACGGTCAttcgataaaaaattatcatctcatcaattttttaaattaaaatagtaaaaattgtGAGCTAACTAATTATGATTATTATtgtatctttttttcttaaattttttaatcaaatttagataataataattttttttttcaacaatgAATGGTATGGTAATTTTTTACTGGACAAGCCAAAATACACGTGTTGGAACGATTGTAACCAATAATTTATCCCTACCACCGCCACATTACAAGGTTGGGGGCACCGACGGCGACACTG encodes:
- the LOC105059244 gene encoding putative laccase-9, encoding MQLFGFVVLCGLLAFPVLAMTRHYDFVIKEASYTRLCHTKKILTVNSQFPGPTIEAEKGDTILVRVHNLAGYNITIHWHGVEQPRNPWSDGPEYITQCPIQPGTNFTYTILFSEEEGTLWWHAHSDWNRATVHGAIIVHPRRGTTYPFPKPYKEIPIILGEWWTANVSEVIEDALRTGGGPKLSDAFTINGQPGDFYNCSKPGTFKALVEYGKTYLLRVVNAALNEELFFAIAGHQLTVVGTDASYTKPFTTEFIMITPGQTMDLLLEANQKSVTNSTNNRYYMAASAYASANGVASDNTTTTAIIEYINSSTERPQFPSLPASNDTDSATKFTAKLRSLASKDHPIHVPQTIDERIIITIAVNEILCPNRSCQGPDGNRLAASLNNISFVVPRIDVLEAYYRDIHGVYGTGFPSEPPFYFNFTGDNLPKSLLFPRTATEVRVLEYNTSVEMVLQGTNLLAGLNHPIHLHGYSFYVVGRGFGNYDKDKDPATYNLVDPPFENTVTVPKNGWAAIRFRATNPGVWFMHCHLERHLSWGMDTVFIVKNGVGPQARLLPPPPNMPPC